One window of the Sulfitobacter alexandrii genome contains the following:
- a CDS encoding Zn-dependent alcohol dehydrogenase produces the protein MQMIKAAVAHEFGAPLVIEEVQLRAPEGTEVEVTLDAVAICHSDISFAEGAWGGTLPAVYGHEAAGRISAVGPGVQGLAAGDSVVVTLIRACGTCPNCASGSPTVCETPYDGDKGPLKTADGGTLHQAMASGAFAQKVVVEQAQVVKISEDIPKDAAALIACGVITGVGAVVNAAGLRAGQDVVVIGAGGVGLNAIQGARIAGARRIVAVDMSEEKLAVAKEFGATDGVLASDPKPWRAAQKAMGRGADAVIVTVGAIPAYDAAPRYLAWGGKVIMVGMPHSGGMSSYEPVTMAFMGQGMVGSKMGDVVIQRDIPWMVDLYLQGRLKLDELISGRWSLDQINEAIADTKTGAARRNVILFDR, from the coding sequence GTGCAAATGATCAAAGCCGCAGTCGCCCATGAATTCGGTGCCCCCCTCGTGATCGAGGAGGTCCAGCTTCGCGCGCCCGAGGGCACCGAGGTCGAGGTCACGCTGGATGCCGTGGCGATCTGTCACTCGGACATCTCCTTTGCCGAAGGCGCCTGGGGCGGCACGCTGCCGGCGGTCTACGGCCACGAGGCAGCGGGGCGCATTTCGGCCGTCGGGCCGGGCGTGCAGGGATTGGCGGCGGGCGACAGCGTGGTGGTGACCCTCATCCGGGCCTGCGGGACCTGCCCCAATTGCGCCAGCGGCAGCCCGACCGTTTGCGAGACGCCCTATGACGGGGACAAGGGGCCGCTCAAGACCGCGGACGGCGGCACGCTGCACCAGGCCATGGCATCGGGCGCCTTTGCCCAGAAGGTCGTGGTGGAACAGGCGCAGGTCGTGAAGATCAGCGAGGATATTCCCAAGGACGCCGCGGCCCTGATCGCCTGCGGCGTGATCACCGGCGTCGGCGCGGTGGTGAATGCCGCCGGGCTGCGCGCCGGGCAGGACGTGGTGGTGATCGGCGCGGGCGGGGTCGGTCTGAACGCCATACAGGGCGCGCGGATCGCGGGCGCCCGCCGTATCGTCGCGGTGGACATGAGCGAGGAAAAGCTGGCCGTGGCCAAGGAGTTCGGTGCCACCGACGGGGTTCTCGCCAGCGATCCGAAACCATGGCGCGCGGCGCAGAAGGCGATGGGCCGCGGCGCCGACGCGGTGATCGTCACCGTGGGCGCGATCCCGGCCTATGACGCGGCGCCCCGCTATCTCGCCTGGGGCGGCAAGGTGATCATGGTCGGCATGCCGCATTCCGGCGGCATGTCGTCTTACGAGCCGGTGACGATGGCCTTCATGGGCCAGGGCATGGTCGGCTCCAAGATGGGGGACGTGGTGATCCAGCGGGATATTCCCTGGATGGTGGACCTGTACCTGCAAGGGCGTCTGAAGCTGGACGAACTGATTTCGGGCCGCTGGTCGCTTGACCAGATCAACGAGGCCATCGCCGACACCAAGACCGGCGCGGCACGGCGCAACGTGATCCTGTTCGATCGGTGA